The following nucleotide sequence is from Ferroacidibacillus organovorans.
CGCTTGCAAGCGCGGTGCAACGGCAAGGAAAGGAACTCTCCTTTAACAATATCCAGGATGCAGGGGCTGCGCTCGATCTCTTGGCGGAGTTTGACGAGCCGACGGTGGTGGCTGTCAAGCATATGAACCCCTGCGGTGTCGGGACAGGCGCCACGACGGCTGAAGCGTTTGCGCGTGCCTATGAGGCGGACCCTGTGTCCATTTTTGGCGGGATTGTCGCCTGCAACCGGGAAGTGGATGAGGCGACGGCGAGCCAACTCGTGGAGCTGTTCTTGGAGATTGTGATTGCTCCATCCTATACTGCTGAAGCGTTGCAACTTCTCGCGAAGAAAAAGAACGTGCGCGTTCTTGAACTGGATATGGCGGAGCGCAAGAACGAAGGGATTGATCTGCGCGCTGTATACGGTGGACTCTTGGTTCAGGATCGCGACTCGCGCAAACTGACGGATGCAGATCTGCGCGTCGTGACGACGCGTCAACCGAGTGAAAAAGAGTGGGCAGACCTGCTTTTTGCCTGGAAGATTGTGAAGCACGTAAAGAGCAACGCAATTGTTCTTGTCAAGGACGCACAGACAATCGGCGTCGGCGCGGGACAGATGAACCGCGTGGGGGCGGCTCGCATCGCGATTGAACAGGCAGGTGATCGCGCGCGCGGCGCCGTGCTCGCATCAGACGCCTTTTTCCCGATGCCAGATACGGTGGAGGCAGCGGCTGAAGCTTCGGTTAGCGCGATCATTCAGCCGGGTGGCTCGATCAAAGATCAAGCGAGCATTGATCTCGCGAATGAGCGCGGTATCGCCATGGTGTTCACGGGAATTCGCCATTTTCGCCACTGAGGGCAGCAACATGGCTCGAATCGGGGCTTTCCCGGTTCGGGCTTTTTTCGATGAATAAGGGGGTCACCGAGAATGAAGGTATTGGTTATCGGGAGTGGCGGGCGCGAACATGCGATCGTTCGCAAAATTGCGCGTGATCGTAGTGTGCCAAAGAAGAGCCTGCAGGGAGAGACGGTCAATGCAGCGCTTACGCTGTATGCAGCGCCTGGCAACCCTGGGATTGCCGAGTATGCGACGTGTGTACCGCTTGCCGTCGATGATGTGGATGGCATCACGGCGTGGGTCGTTCAAAACGCGATCGATTTTACGATCGTCGGACCTGAGGTTCCGCTTGCGCTTGGACTGGCTGATCGCCTGCGTGCGCTCGGGCGCCGGGTGTTTGGGCCGGGTCAGGCAGGTGCGCAACTTGAGAGCAGCAAGGCGTACGCAAAAGGGATCATGGAGCGAGCAGGCATCCCTACGCCGCGCTACCACGTGGTCACATCCTATGAAGAGGGGATGGCGGTGCTTGCGCGAGAAGGCGCGCCGATCGTTGTGAAGGCGGATGGTCTCGCAGCGGGCAAAGGCGTCACCGTGGCGCAGACAGAAGAAGAGGCAGAGCGAGCGCTTCACGCTGCGTTTCTTGAGCGCGCGTTTGGTGATGCGGGGGGCACGGTTGTGCTTGAGCAGTTTTTGGTCGGCGTTGAGGTGTCAGCGCTTGCCTTTGTGGATGAAAGCGGGTTTCGCGCGATGCCGCTGATTCAGGATCACAAGGCGGTGAATGACGGAGATCGCGGACCGAACACAGGCGGCATGGGAACGGTCTCGCCAGTTGCCATCGCAAGTGACGCGTTGTCGGCGACGATTGAAAAAGAGATTTTTGCAAAGATCCATAAACAGCTTGCGGCAGAAGGCATCTCGTATCAGGGGGTGCTGTTTGCAGGTTTGATGGTGGTCGCTCAGACGCCTTATGTGATTGAGTTCAACGCACGATTTGGCGACCCGGAGACACAGGTGGCGCTGGAGCTCCTTCAGGATGACCTGCTGACGGTGATGGAGGCTGTCACAGAAAACAGAGTGGCAGAGCATCCGCTGGGCTTTGCAAGCGATGCGGTGGTGTGCGTGGTCGCGACGGCGCAAGGGTATCCTGGAGCGTATCGCAAGGGAGACTTGATTGAGGGACTTGCCGACATGGAGGCGGCAGGCGCGTATGTGCTTCACGCCGGAACGGCGCTTGCCGACGATGGCTCTGTGCGGACAAACGGCGGACGTGTCCTCAATGTCGTCGGGCGTGGACTGACGCTTTTGGACGCCCGCGCGATTGCCTATGGCGGCATGGAGCGCGTCTCGTTTTCAGGCAAGCACGTGCGCACGGATCTGGGTTTGCGTCGATGATGGAATCGAAAGGGACGGGCATACTATGGGGGAATCCGTACAAAAGGTGATGGTGTGCGGTCTGAAGGGAGGCACGCGATGCAGACAGTGGTTGTTCACGCGAGCGCGTCTGGGCATACAGAGACGCTGGCAAATGCCATCGCGCAAGGCGCGCACGCGGCAGGGTCGCATGTAACTGTACTCCCGGCAGAGCAGTGTGGGCCGGATCATCTGGTAGCGGCGGACGCGATGTTTTGGGGAACTTCCAGCTATTTTGGCGGGCCGAATCTGAAGATGGTTCACCTGTTCGAGCGGCTTGGCGGAATCTGGATGGCGGGTGGTCTACAGGGCAAAGTGGGTGGGGTGTTTGCCACGACATCCACGATGCACGGAGGTCTAGAGACGGTGCTGCACACCTTGATCGACGCGATGATGCACCACGGCATGATCGTCGTCCCTAACACGGGGGCGTTTACGCCGGAGCGTATCCGTTTTGGGTGTCCATATGGCGCGGCGGCAGTGGTTGAGACAGCGGTGGATCTGGATATGGCGGTAGGTCAACCGACACCCGGAGAGATGCAGATCGCCTATGAGTACGGCCAGCGGGTCGTCGCGATTGCCACGCAGATGCGCAGTGCGCAGCCGCCATACACGGCACGCTGAGGATTTGCGCTACAGCTCAGGAAGTGGGGCATGGCTGAGGTGTAGTGTGATGAGCTTTTTGGCGTACAGTGGATTTTGTAGCCGATGAGCCATAAGGAGGCGATGGGTTGGATCACAAGACAGATCGCAAGGCGGATGAACCATCCACCATGCATTTATCCATTCTCGCATCAAAGTCGCAGGCGCAAGGGATCCCGGAGGGCGAACTTGCAGTGAAAGAGAAAGAAGCGTTTCGCGATAAGGGGAGTCGCGAGGTGTTGAAAACGCGCGGCGCACAAGAGATCGTGCGCCACGTCTAACCTTTTTGACACAGCGAGAGGCGTGTGCGCCGCACCGAGGAAATCGGCGGCGTGCACGTTTTTTGTACTCACATTGAGATTCTTCAATCCTGCTTCGACAAGATGAGGTGCGTGTTGGAGGCGTGATGAGAGGGATTTGACCCGGATGCCTAACGGTTGTACGCTATGGAGAGAAAGGGTGGAATCTCTTGGTAACATTACATATTGTGGTGGGTGTCGCGCTTCTTCTCGTCTCGCTCGTCCTGATGATTTGGAATATCGTTCGCATTACGCAAAAGCGCCACGGTCGCAGCTTCAGCCGCCTGTTGTCGACACTCGTCGATATTCAGGTCTTGCTTGGCATCATCGCGTACGTGTTAAAGCCGCTCAGCGGGATCGGCATTCTCCATCCGATCACGATGGTGCTCGTTCTCGTAGTGGTCCACACGATGATCAAGGAAAAACGCCCAGAGCGCACACAGTTGATCGGCTATATCCTCACGTTTGTCTTGATCGTCATCGGCGTCAGTTTTGTGCGTTAACGTAACTGCAACCGTGTGATACGGTGAGCGCAGTTTGTTGATCTGCACACCCCTTATCCCCAACCGATCGTTCGTCTCTCGCAGCGCGCCCGCACAGCAACTCAAGGCGCGCTGCGATGTTTGGCGCGAAATAGTTCCCGCCTTTTCGCATTTCATTTTTCGTTCCCCACGCGGTGGCTCCACGGATCAACCAGCCTTTCATATTACCTTAAATTCCACACGAATATGGACATTCTGTTGCGAATCCTCTATTTCTGTACACGCATATTGAAATTTTATGCACATAGATGTATAATAATCGAAGATAAAGGAGGTGACCACATGCGTATCGCGATCTGTGGGGCAACCGGGTATAGCGGCATCGAAGCGATTCGCTTGTTGGCGCCGAGAACGGATGTAACGATTGTTGGGATTTCTTCGGAAACGCAGGCTGGACTCATGCTTGAAGAGGCAGTTCCGGGATTTCGCGGATTTGCCGTAGGACGTCTGCGTTTGCTTTCGCTGCGTGATGCGGTCACGGAGGCAGAGGTTGTGATTCTCGCGCTGCCGCATGGTGAAGCGATGCGCGTGGCGCCGGAACTTTTGGCGCAGGGGAAATCCGTGATCGACCTGAGTGGCGATCATCGACTGCCGCGTGACGCCTATGAATCCTGGTATAAAGCGGAATCGCTGAGTGACGCGTATGCCGATGCGATTTACGGGCTTACAGAGTGGAACCGCGCAGCCATTGCAAAAGCATCGCTCATCGCGAATCCAGGATGCTATGCAACGTGTGCAGAGCTTGCGCTTTTGCCCCTTTTTGAGCGCGATGTGGCGGAATCCTCGCAGATTCTTATTGATGCAAAATCGGGGGTCTCCGGCGCCGGAAAAAAACCGACGGCGACGACTCACTATGTAGAAGCAGATGAGAATTTTTTTGCGTATAAGCTAGGCCGGCACCAACACACGCCGGAGATTGAGATGACGCTTCGCGAGGCGAGACGAAGGCAGACGGGGTTCGATGAATCTGTGCAAGTGCTTCTCGCGACACACCTTTTGCCGATCAAACGAGGCATTCTTTGCACAGCGTATGTGAAATTGAAGGAAGAAATGTCAGGGGAAGCTCTACGCGATTTGTTTTGCGCGCGCTATGAAGGCGAGCCTTTTGTCGATGTGCTGCCGTACGGCGTATCGCCACAACTCAAGTGGGTAAACGGCACGAATCGCGTCAGCATCGGCGTGTATCTTGATCCGCGAACGCAGACGGCAGTCGTCCTAAGCGCGCTTGACAACCTCATCAAAGGTGCAGCGGGGCAGGCGATTCAAAATTTGAATGTGATGACAGGTGTAAACGAGCAAGAAGGGCTATGGTTTGTGCCAGCGGTCTGACGGAGGATCAAAGTAGATGACGATGCAAAAGACGATGGTCATAAAACACGGAGGCAGTGTTGAAGCGGCAGGCGCACGCCTGCTCAAAGAGGTCGCCACGTGGGCGCAAGCCATGCGTGTCGCGCTGGTTCACGGGGGCGGTCCGGCCATCACGGAGGCGCTAAAGCAAAGCGGTGTGGCGTCGACCTTTTTGCGCGGCAGGCGCGTGACAGATGAGCGGACGCTCACGGTGGCCGAGGCGGTTTTGGCGGGAACGGTCAACAAGCGCATCGTGCGCGCGCTGCAAGCGGCAGGCGCAAACGCGGTTGGTATCTCTGGCGAAGACGGTGGCCTGCTGACAGCGATCCCAAGTGTCGAAGAGGGACTCGGCTTTGTGGGAGATGTGCAGCGCGTCAACACGAAACTACTTGAAACACTTTTGCAGGCGGGATTCCTGCCTGTGCTTGCGCCGCTTGGACTTGAGGAAAACGGACAGTTGAGGAATGTGAACGCGGATGCGGCGGCGGCGGCCGTTGCAGGGGCGCTTCGCGCAGACTGGTTTATTTTTACGACAGATGTGGCGGGTGTCAAAGAAAGTCCGGACGCAGAGAAACCGATCCCTAAACTCACGATCGCAGATGCCTATGCGTTGATTGAAACAGGCGTCGCGACAGGCGGAATGATTCCGAAACTTGAAGCTGCGGTGTCTGCGCTTTGCCAAGGTGCGGCGCGTGTGGCCATCTGCGACGGTCGAACGGAAGGGTTGCTTGCGCGTTTGCTCTCCGGAGAAGCGATTGGAACCGTACTGACGGCATGACTATTGGGAGGAGGACATGAAATGCAAGAGACACAAGCGAAGACACTTCCGGTCCAACAAACACACGCGAAACATGACGATGAAACAGCGGTGATGGGCACGTATGCCCGCCAACCGCTTACGATCGTTCGCGGCGAAGGGGTGCACGTCTATGACGATCACGGTACGCGTTACCTCGATTTTACAAGCGGCATTGCGGTTTGCGGTTTAGGACACTGTCACCCGGCGCTCGTGGCGGCGGCAACACACCAGATCCAGACACTTTGGCACATGTCAAACCTCTATCTCACGGAGCCACAGGCGCACCTTGCCGCAAGACTTGCAGCGGCGGCGGGAATGGACCGCGTATTTTTTAGCAACTCAGGCGCTGAGGCCAATGAGGCGGCGATCAAACTCGCGCGCCGCTATAGCAAGCAAGCGCACGGCGCACACAAAGGCGAGATTTTGACGTTCCAGAACTCGTTTCACGGGCGCACAATCGCCACGGTCACGGCGACGGCGCAGCCGAAGTACCAAGAAGGGTTTGGACCGCTTCCAAACGGGTTTAAATACGTGGATTCTTTCACGATGAAATCGGTGCTTGAGCGTGTGACAGAAAAAACCTGCGCGATCATGATCGAACCAATTCAGGGTGAAGGCGGGGTTCGCCCGGTACCCGTTTCCTTTCTAAACGAGTTGCGCGCGTTTTGCGATGCGCGCGGATTGCTGCTCATCTTTGACGAGGTGCAAACAGGCGTCGGCCGTACAGGTTCGTGGCTGGCTTGGCAACAGGTTGGCGTCAAACCGGACATTGTCACGATGGCAAAGTCTTTGGCTGGCGGATTGCCGATGGGGGCAATGCTTGCGACAGAGCGCGTCGCGGCGGCTTTTGCGCCGGGTACGCACGGCTCAACGTTTGGCGGCAATCCTGTGGCTGCAAGCGCGGCGCTCGCCGTGCTTGACGTAGTGCTTGAAGACGGATTTTTGGATACGGTGACACGGCGCGGCCAGCAACTTTACAGCGCGCTTTGTGCACTGGCCGCGCGGCGCACAGAGATTGTCGATGTGCGCGGCATGGGGCTGATGTGGGGAATTGAGTTTGCGACACCGATTGCGGGGGATCTGGTCGCCGCCTGTCGCAAGCGCGGACTTCTTGTTCTTACGGCCGGGGCGAACACGCTTCGCTTATTGCCGCCTTTGATTGTGTCGGCAGCCGATGTGGAGCGCGCCGTCGCGATGATTGCTGAAGCACTTCAGGAGGTGGAGGCGTGACGATGGCTGTGCTTGAAAACAATCTAAAACAACCGCTCTATGGACGGGATTTTCTCGACTTTAGCGATTATCAGACGAGTGAAATCGAGTTGCTTCTAGGGATTGCCAGTGACGTCAAAAAGGAGCGCGCGGACGGGATTCTCACGCCGTACCTGCAAGGAAAGACGCTCGGCATGATTTTTGAGAAGGCCTCGACGCGCACGCGCGTTTCGTTTGAGGTTGGAATGTATGAACTGGGTGGACACGCGCTATTCCTTTCTAACAGCGCGACACAGATCGGGCGCGGGGAACCGCTTGAAGACACGGCGCAGGTGCTGTCGCGCTATGTTTCAGGACTCATGGTGCGGACGTTTGCGCACGAGACGGTAAAGACCCTTGCGGCGTACGCAACGGTGCCTGTGATCAATGGCCTGACAGATGATCATCACCCGTGCCAGGTGCTCGCAGATCTGCAGACGATTCAGGAATCCAAAGGCGCACTTCGCGGCGTGACACTCGCCTATGTCGGCGACGGGAACAATATGGCAAACTCGCTGCTTCAGGCGGCGGCGCTGGTCGGGATGAATGTGCGCATCGCGAGTCCTGCAGAATTCTTCCCGCAAGAGGAGTCTGTGCAATTCGCAAAAGAACAGGCAAAGCGCTGGCAGTCTGAGGTTGTCGTAACCACAGACCCGCACGCTGCAGTCAAGGACGCGGATGTGGTATATACAGACGTGTGGGCAAGCATGGGCCAAGAGCAAGAGGCAGCGTCTCGGCAGATCGCCTTCGCACCGTATCAAGTCAATCAGGAACTGATGGCAAGCGCGCGACGCGATGCGATTTTCCTGCACTGTTTGCCGGCGCACCGCGGTGAAGAAGTTGCCAAAGAGGTCATTGATGGATCGCAATCGGTTATTTTTGATCAGGCGGAAAATCGCCTACACGCGCAAAAAGCGGTTTTGATTGCGCTGCTCGGCGGAATGTATTGAGCCTTTATGCTCAAACGGGTTGAATGAATTGGGGGAAATGATGATGAATAAGAAAATTGTGCTTGCGTATTCGGGTGGGCTTGATACATCTGTAGCAATCGCGTGGCTGCGCGAGACGTACGGTTATGATGTTGTGGCGATGTCGGTGGATGTCGGGGAAGGCAAGGATTTGGCGTTTGTGAAAGAAAAAGCGTACACGATCGGTGCAGTGGAATCGCACATGATCGATGCACGCGATAAATTTGCGTATGAGTTCATCCTGCCGAGCCTGATGGCAAACGCGCTTTATGAAGGGGTCTACCCGCTTTCAGCCGCGCTCTCGCGGCCGCTGATCTCCGAGCTTTTGGTGCAGGTCGCCAAAGAGGCGGGTGCGGAGGCGGTGGCGCATGGCTGCACGGGCAAAGGAAACGATCAGGTGCGCTTTGACGTGTCTGTCGCCGCGCTCTCACCAGAGCTCTCTGTGATCGCGCCTGTGCGCGAGTGGGGCTGGACACGCGATGACGAGATCGCATTCGCAAAAAAACACAACATCCCCATCCCGATTACGCTTGACAGCCCGTTTAGCATTGACGCGAACCTGTGGGGACGGAGTTGTGAGGCAGGCGTACTCGAAGATCCGTTTGCGGAAGCGCCGGAAGAGGCGTTTGACTGGACGACAAGTCCACTAGAGGCGCCCAATGAGCCAGAAGTCGTAGAGATTGAGTTTGAAGCGGGCGTGCCGGTTGCGTTAAACGGTGTTCGCATGGGCCTCGTCCAGTTGATCGAGTCGCTCAATCAGACGGCGGGACGGCATGGCGTTGGTCGGATCGACCATGTGGAAAATCGACTGGTCGGGATCAAATCGCGGGAAGTGTATGAGGCGCCTGCGGCCATCACCCTGATCAAGGCGCACCAGGCTTTGGAGTACTTGACGCTCACGCGCGAAGTGGCGCAGGCAAAACCGGCGATGGAACAGAAGTTTGCGGAGATTGTGTACAACGGGTTGTGGTTCTCGCCGCTGAAAAAAGCGGTCGACGCATTTATTCGCGAGACACAGCAGACGGTGACTGGAACAGTTCGCATGAAACTGTACAAAGGTTCCGCCACGGCGGTCGCCTCTGCATCACCTTACTCGCTGTATCAGCACAATCTGGCGACATATGCGGCGGGGGATCAGTTTGATCACAAGGCGGCGGTCGGTTTTATCTCGTTGTTCGGTCTTCCAACACGTCTGCAGGCGACTGTGACGAAAGGAACGCAGGCATGAGTGGAGAGCGCGAATCGAGCAATGTGATGTGGGGCGGCCGCTTTCAAAAGCCGCCACACGTTGCGGTGCAGGCGCTAAACGCGTCGATCCATTTTGACAAGCGACTGGCGTTTGTCGATATCGCGGGCAGTATCGCGCACGCGCGGATGCTTTTTCGCCAAGGAATCATCGCGCAGGATGACGCAGAGCGCATCATTGCGGGACTCCAATCGGTGCGCACTGAGATTGAACGCGGCGAAATGGTATTTCGTGAGGACCTGGAAGATGTTCACATGAACATCGAACACCGCTTGACAGAGTTGATCGGCGAGGCGGGTGGACGTCTTCACACGGGGCGTTCGCGAAACGATCAAGTGGCCTTGGACATGCATCTGTACCTGCGCGAGCAGGTTGATGCGATTCATGAGGAGATTCGCGTCTTCGAGCGTGTGCTGATTGATGTCGCGGAGGCGAACCTTGATGTGATTATCCCGGGTTACACGCATTTGCAGCGCGCACAGCCGGTGCTTTTTGCACATCACTTGCTTGCGTATGTGTGGATGTTTGAGCGCGACTGTGAGCGTTTGCGCGACGCGCGCAAGCGCATCGACGCGCTGCCGCTTGGCGCCGGCGCGCTCGCCGGAACGACATTTCCAATTGATCGCGCGGCGGTGGCGGAAGAACTCGGGTTTGACCGCATCTATGAAAACAGCATGGATGCGGTGAGCGATCGCGACTATATTCTGGAGACACTCTCTACGCTCTCTCTTTTTATGGTGCATTTGTCGCGCCTGTCAGAAGAGCTGATTCTGTGGAATTCGACAGAGTTTGGGTTTATTGAACTGGATGACGCCTTTACGACAGGTTCATCGATCATGCCACAAAAGAAAAATCCGGACGTGGCGGAACTCGCGCGCGGCAAGGCGGGGCGTGTGTTCGGTCATTTGACGGGGCTCTTGACGGTGTGCAAAGGGTTGCCGCTTGCCTATAACAAGGACCTTCAGGAAGATAAGGAGGGCGTGTTTGATGCAATTGACACAGTGCATCTGTTGCTTGCGGTATTTCCTGCAATGATCTCGACGATGGGGATCAAACGTGAGCGCATCAAGCGCGCGCTTGACGGGGACTTTAGCGCGGCAACCGATATGGCAGATTATCTCGTGCGCAAAGGGTTGCCGTTTCGCCAGGCGCACGAAGTGGTTGGACGCATCGTGAGTGTCAGCATTCGCGAGGGGCGCGCGTTGACGGACTGGTCGATTGATGCGTTGCGAGGGGAATCCGCACTCTTTGACGACGATGTGCTCGCAAAGCTTACCCCGGAGGCAGTCGTGAATGCGCGCATGTCGCACGGAGGAACGGCGCGGGAGCGAGTGCTTGAACAACTGGCGACAGCGCGCGCGCGCATAGGGCATTAAACGGTGCGCGCTGTCGTTGCAAGTGGGCGGTGTCTGCACGTTTATTCCATCTGCGTGACGTGATGGATAATGTGCTGTGCAGCCCGCTTGCCGTCTTTGATGCAGTCGGGGATTCCCATTCCGCGATAGGCGGACCCCGCAAGCACGATTCCTGGAAAGGCGTTTAGCAATTGCTCAACGCGCGCTACGCGTTTTGCGTGCCCCACGTCGTACTGCGGCATGGAGACGGGCCAGCGTGTAAGCTTGCGAAACGAAGGGGCGAGCTTTACATTCCATATCGCGCAAAGGTCATCCACCACGTTTTGCACGATTTCCTCATCTTTTTTCGTTAAAAGATCCTCCTCCCCATCCCTCCCTACATAGCAGCGTACAAGCACGGTTTTGCGATTGGTGAACGTCGGCCATTTTGCAGATACGATCGTGCATGCAGTGATGGATAGCCTCTCGCTTCGGGGGACCAGAAATCCTGTCATATCGTTTGATCCGGGAAAAGTGTCTGCCGGGAATCCGAGAATGACCGTCGCCGTTGAAGCATAGCGAATGGAGCGAAGCAGGTCGCTTAAGCCCGTGAATGTCTCTACGATCGCGGCTGTCGCGTAAGCAGGTGTCGCAAGGATCACTGCATCCACTTCCATTTGCGCAGATGTGTCACCGGTTTGGCAGACAAAAGTGTAACGGCCATTCGACTCTCTCCGGAGATTCGCAATGACCGTATCCATTTTATATTGCACTACGTCCTGGGACTTTGTGAATAGTTCTTCCACAAGCGCTGACAATCCGCCCTGAAGGCTGATAAACGGGGAAGACGTGTGCGCAGAGGGAATGTGACGTCCTCGTTTTTTGCTTTTTTTTGCTCCAAGTAAGAGGCTGCGGTGGTTTTGCGTCAGTTGCGCAATCGCAGGCGCGGCATCCCCAATGCTCATGCGATCAATATCGGCTGCGTGGATGCCAGCGAGCAGGGGGGCGGCGATTTGATCGACAACCTCGTTGCCAAATCGATTGCGCAATAAACGTCCCAGAGACTGAGTCTGAACAGACGTTTCGGAGGATCTTGGCAAGACCAAATCGCCAAGAGCACGTAATTTTCCGCGTAGACTCAAAAGAGGTGAAAGAGCCATCGACGACCACTTCGCAGGGATTCCCGCGTGCAGATCGCGCGGCATGGGATAGAGTGTGCGGTTTCGCAAGAGAGCTGTTTTTCCTGTTTTCGCATGGATGATTTGATCAGCCATCCCCAAATCCGTCAGGAGATCGACGCCGTCTTTTTTCATCGTGAAAATCGAATCAGGTCCCTGTTCTGTCGTGAAATCACGGTCTTGCATGGTTAGAATTTTGCCGCCCAGTCGAGAGGAAGCCTCATAGAGGGTACACTCGATGGGGATGCCATTATCTTTACTCCATGTTCGCAAATGATAGGCGGCGGTAAGTCCTGTGATGCCGCCGCCGATGATTGCAATGCGCGGCCGTCTCATGTGCGGGACTCTTTCATTCCGTCGCTTTTGCGCAGGATGTGAGGGATGTAGCTGCACCCTGGATCGCTCTCAAGCGGATCACCTGTCGCGGCAAAAGCGCGTGCGCGCGATCCGCCACAAATCTCTCTGAATTCGCAGACGCCGCATTTTCCTTTTCGCAACTCGCGATTGCGCAAAGAGAGCAGCAAAGGACTTTCGCGATACAGTGTCGCAAGCGATGTGCGCGTGACATGTCCGACGGAGAGCGG
It contains:
- the hemG gene encoding protoporphyrinogen oxidase — protein: MRRPRIAIIGGGITGLTAAYHLRTWSKDNGIPIECTLYEASSRLGGKILTMQDRDFTTEQGPDSIFTMKKDGVDLLTDLGMADQIIHAKTGKTALLRNRTLYPMPRDLHAGIPAKWSSMALSPLLSLRGKLRALGDLVLPRSSETSVQTQSLGRLLRNRFGNEVVDQIAAPLLAGIHAADIDRMSIGDAAPAIAQLTQNHRSLLLGAKKSKKRGRHIPSAHTSSPFISLQGGLSALVEELFTKSQDVVQYKMDTVIANLRRESNGRYTFVCQTGDTSAQMEVDAVILATPAYATAAIVETFTGLSDLLRSIRYASTATVILGFPADTFPGSNDMTGFLVPRSERLSITACTIVSAKWPTFTNRKTVLVRCYVGRDGEEDLLTKKDEEIVQNVVDDLCAIWNVKLAPSFRKLTRWPVSMPQYDVGHAKRVARVEQLLNAFPGIVLAGSAYRGMGIPDCIKDGKRAAQHIIHHVTQME
- the argH gene encoding argininosuccinate lyase, with translation MSGERESSNVMWGGRFQKPPHVAVQALNASIHFDKRLAFVDIAGSIAHARMLFRQGIIAQDDAERIIAGLQSVRTEIERGEMVFREDLEDVHMNIEHRLTELIGEAGGRLHTGRSRNDQVALDMHLYLREQVDAIHEEIRVFERVLIDVAEANLDVIIPGYTHLQRAQPVLFAHHLLAYVWMFERDCERLRDARKRIDALPLGAGALAGTTFPIDRAAVAEELGFDRIYENSMDAVSDRDYILETLSTLSLFMVHLSRLSEELILWNSTEFGFIELDDAFTTGSSIMPQKKNPDVAELARGKAGRVFGHLTGLLTVCKGLPLAYNKDLQEDKEGVFDAIDTVHLLLAVFPAMISTMGIKRERIKRALDGDFSAATDMADYLVRKGLPFRQAHEVVGRIVSVSIREGRALTDWSIDALRGESALFDDDVLAKLTPEAVVNARMSHGGTARERVLEQLATARARIGH